The proteins below come from a single Sphingomicrobium sediminis genomic window:
- a CDS encoding type 1 glutamine amidotransferase domain-containing protein, whose product MNILIVLTSHDELGDTGEKTGFWLEELAAPYYTLKDAGHTLTLASPKGGQPPLDPRSDEEDSQTEATRRFKADPEAQMQLSTTKVLADMDTSNFDAVFYPGGHGPLWDLAESADSKRIIETTLRSGKPVALVCHAPAVLKNVESEDGSPIVKGRKVTGFTNEEEAAVELTDVVPFLLEDVLKEQGAQWSEGGTFQPHVVADGLLITGQNPPSSAPTAEALMKALEAKREYADA is encoded by the coding sequence AACCGGTTTCTGGCTCGAAGAGCTTGCCGCGCCCTACTACACGCTCAAGGATGCCGGCCACACGCTGACGCTCGCCAGCCCCAAGGGCGGCCAGCCGCCGCTCGATCCGCGTTCCGATGAAGAAGATTCGCAGACCGAAGCCACGCGCCGCTTCAAGGCGGACCCCGAAGCACAAATGCAGCTGTCGACCACCAAGGTGCTCGCCGACATGGATACGAGCAATTTTGACGCGGTCTTCTATCCGGGCGGCCACGGCCCGCTCTGGGACCTCGCGGAAAGTGCCGACAGCAAGCGCATCATCGAAACGACGTTGCGTTCAGGCAAGCCCGTCGCCTTGGTCTGCCACGCGCCCGCCGTCCTCAAGAATGTCGAGAGCGAGGACGGTTCGCCCATCGTGAAGGGCCGCAAGGTCACCGGCTTCACCAACGAGGAAGAAGCCGCGGTCGAATTGACCGATGTCGTGCCCTTCCTCTTGGAAGACGTGCTCAAGGAACAGGGCGCCCAATGGAGCGAAGGCGGCACCTTCCAACCCCATGTCGTCGCTGACGGCCTGCTCATCACCGGCCAAAACCCCCCGTCGAGCGCACCCACGGCCGAAGCGCTGATGAAAGCGCTCGAAGCGAAACGGGAATATGCCGACGCTTAA
- a CDS encoding FAD-dependent oxidoreductase, giving the protein MRHFAIVGSGPAGFYTAEALAKAYGENARIDIIDKLPVPYGLIRFGVAPDHQSIKKVSVRYDKVAEGAHVRFVGNVAVGDAVEVDELRDMYDAVVMATGAPHDRQLGIPGEDLPGVMGSAAFVGWYNGHPDFAELDPPLDTKSAVVIGAGNVALDVARILSKTEDEFEGSDIVGHALQELLRSDIETITILARRGPHQVAMTPKELGELGHLHAAAPIVDPADFPPESADEGLEDRGLAKSVGLLRGYAAETWDKPKRIIFDFFARPVRVEGDGKAQSVRVERTHIDKDGRARGTGEKYDVPAGLVVSCIGYSSPHIPGVPYDHRRGRYLNEDGRIDDGFFAVGWARRGPTGTIGTNRPDGYEVAGQIEEAMPPGSDGGKKGGAALDDLLDHRDVAATSFTDWRKIEAAETAAAREGSPREKFVAVQDMLDLLDD; this is encoded by the coding sequence ATGCGTCATTTCGCCATTGTCGGGTCGGGCCCGGCGGGATTCTACACCGCGGAGGCGCTGGCCAAGGCCTATGGCGAAAACGCGCGGATCGACATCATCGACAAGCTGCCGGTACCCTACGGCCTCATCCGCTTCGGCGTCGCCCCCGATCACCAGTCGATCAAGAAAGTCTCGGTCCGCTACGACAAGGTCGCCGAAGGAGCGCATGTGCGCTTCGTCGGTAATGTTGCCGTCGGGGATGCGGTCGAGGTCGACGAATTGCGGGACATGTATGATGCCGTGGTGATGGCGACCGGCGCGCCGCATGACCGCCAGCTCGGCATTCCCGGCGAGGACCTGCCGGGCGTCATGGGCAGCGCGGCTTTCGTCGGCTGGTATAATGGTCATCCCGATTTTGCCGAGCTCGACCCGCCGCTCGATACGAAAAGTGCCGTCGTCATCGGCGCAGGCAACGTCGCGCTCGACGTGGCGCGCATCCTGTCGAAGACCGAGGATGAATTCGAAGGGTCCGACATTGTCGGACATGCGTTGCAGGAATTGCTCCGCAGCGACATCGAGACGATTACGATCCTCGCGCGTCGCGGCCCGCATCAGGTCGCGATGACGCCCAAGGAGCTTGGCGAACTGGGGCACCTCCATGCGGCCGCGCCGATCGTCGATCCTGCCGATTTTCCACCGGAATCCGCCGATGAGGGGCTTGAGGATCGCGGTCTCGCCAAATCGGTGGGTCTGCTGCGCGGCTATGCGGCGGAGACGTGGGACAAGCCCAAGCGCATCATCTTCGACTTCTTCGCGCGACCAGTGCGCGTGGAGGGCGATGGCAAGGCGCAAAGCGTCCGGGTCGAGCGCACCCATATCGACAAAGATGGTCGTGCGCGCGGGACGGGCGAGAAATATGATGTGCCCGCCGGGCTTGTCGTCAGCTGCATCGGATATTCCAGCCCGCACATTCCAGGCGTGCCCTACGATCATCGGCGCGGGCGGTACTTGAACGAGGATGGCCGCATCGACGACGGCTTTTTCGCCGTCGGCTGGGCACGGCGCGGGCCGACCGGCACGATCGGCACCAATCGTCCCGACGGCTACGAGGTCGCAGGCCAGATCGAGGAAGCCATGCCGCCCGGCAGCGATGGCGGCAAAAAAGGCGGCGCGGCACTCGATGACCTGCTCGACCATCGCGATGTGGCGGCCACCAGCTTCACCGACTGGCGCAAGATCGAAGCGGCCGAAACCGCCGCCGCGCGCGAGGGCAGCCCGCGCGAAAAGTTCGTGGCGGTGCAGGACATGCTCGACCTGCTGGACGACTAG
- a CDS encoding polyhydroxyalkanoic acid system family protein yields MSAPIEVELPHQLGKAEAKRRIAGNMHKLSGFIPGGVADVQEDWTDDHLRLAISAMGQEVVAAIDVEDALVKCRIDLPPLLGMFRDAFESAFRKHGQEVLLEDHSKD; encoded by the coding sequence ATGAGCGCACCGATAGAAGTGGAATTGCCGCACCAGCTCGGCAAGGCCGAAGCCAAGCGCCGGATTGCCGGCAACATGCACAAGTTGTCTGGTTTCATTCCGGGCGGCGTCGCCGACGTCCAGGAGGACTGGACCGACGACCATTTGCGTCTCGCCATCTCGGCGATGGGGCAGGAAGTGGTCGCTGCCATCGACGTCGAGGATGCCCTCGTGAAATGCCGGATCGACCTGCCGCCCTTGCTCGGCATGTTTCGCGACGCCTTCGAAAGCGCCTTTCGCAAACATGGCCAGGAAGTCCTGCTGGAGGATCATTCCAAGGACTGA
- a CDS encoding D-Ala-D-Ala carboxypeptidase family metallohydrolase, producing MLGFLGLALNAPSSALPPEASVRMFDPATPYLNEGQSEQAFQGWLQASPARASRVATFEAYLEARGVGSVFPSWQLLRTASSWRDCGAAPFEVPPRQSWDELVETLDLVRDVVIPNLGQVEPLSGYRNPYLNNCAGGSRASAHRGGAALDLVPVIQIERVDLMRRLCILHGAYGREREFGLGVYAGIRFHVDASGYRSWGLNVAEGGRACEWALERRESARVESDEVD from the coding sequence ATGCTGGGGTTCCTCGGACTGGCCCTCAACGCGCCATCGTCCGCGCTGCCGCCCGAGGCGTCGGTGCGCATGTTCGATCCCGCCACCCCCTATCTCAACGAGGGCCAGAGCGAGCAGGCGTTCCAAGGGTGGCTGCAAGCCAGCCCGGCGCGCGCCAGCCGGGTTGCGACGTTCGAGGCCTATCTCGAGGCGCGCGGCGTCGGCTCGGTCTTCCCGAGCTGGCAATTGCTGCGCACGGCCTCGTCCTGGCGCGATTGCGGCGCTGCACCGTTCGAAGTGCCCCCCCGCCAATCCTGGGACGAATTGGTCGAGACGCTCGACCTCGTGCGGGACGTGGTGATCCCCAATTTGGGGCAGGTCGAGCCGCTCTCAGGCTATCGCAATCCCTATCTCAACAATTGCGCCGGCGGCAGCAGGGCATCGGCGCATCGCGGCGGTGCGGCGCTGGACCTGGTGCCCGTAATCCAGATCGAACGCGTCGACCTGATGCGCCGCCTGTGCATCCTCCACGGCGCCTATGGCCGCGAGCGCGAGTTCGGCCTTGGCGTCTATGCCGGCATTCGGTTTCATGTCGATGCGTCTGGTTATCGAAGCTGGGGCCTCAATGTCGCCGAGGGCGGCCGCGCCTGCGAATGGGCGCTGGAACGGCGCGAGTCAGCCCGGGTCGAAAGCGACGAGGTCGACTAG